TGGCTGCGGATGCGGGCTCGTCGCCGCCGATATGAGATTTCCAGGAGTCTGCCCTTTGCTCTGGATTTGCTGACCATCTGTGGTGAGGCGGGCCTTGGCTTCGACAGTGCCCTGTCCCGGTACATCGAAAGCAGTCATGCCGGACCCTTACGAGACGAGTTCATCGTCCTCTTGCAGGATATGCGGTCGGGGAAGTCCCGCTACCAAGCCTTGAAGGACTTTGCAGCCCGGTTAAAAAGTCCCGAAATAGATTCCTTTTGCTTGACCATGATGCAGGCGGACCGGTTAGGTACTAGCATCGGTACGGTGATGAGGATGCTGGCGGACCAAACGAGGATTCGTCGTATTCAGCAGGTGGAGGGATTAGCCATGCGAGCGCCGGTGAAAATGCTATTTCCCCTGCTGTTTTTCATTTTCCCTGCGATTTTCATCATATTTTTCGGTCCAATCTTGATAAACGGCTTTTTGATTGGCTGAAATCGGAAGGTATTTTAGTAGAAATGTGGAACTTATTATTAAGTCCATGGTCCTCCGTAACATCACACGACCTTGAACACCCGGGGACTGTGGGCCCGACAGGGAGGTCGAAAGAGTCGGTTGTTTTTGCATGTTGTGGATTGTGTGGGTGTGGAAATGGGCTATGCGGTAGTTTTGACCAGTGGTTCGGTGACGGATCCGGAGTTTTACCAACAACTTTTAGAAGGGGCGGAATATATCATAGCTGCCGACGGAGGAGCGACCATCGCTACGAGGTTGGGCTTTCGCCCCACGGTATTGATTGGTGATTTCGATTCCCTGGCGAAGGATGAATTGGAGCGATTGCGTGCTCAGGGTGTGGAGATTATTCGCCATCCGGTGGAGAAGGACAAAACCGATAGCCACCTGGCTGTGGAGTACGCCCTTGGGTTGCCCCCGGCAAAGATCATCCTGCTGGGGCCGCTGCAGGGACGTCTGGATCATGTGTTGGCCAACGTGGGATTGTTATTTACCATCCGCCAAGCTGGGAAGAAGGGATATCTGATGGATGAGATCCAGTGTTGTCAGTTGGCGGAGAGAAAGTGCGTCATCCAGGGTCGGCCCGGACAGCTTCTTTCGTTGGTGCCGCTGTCTCCGCTGGTCACCGGGGTGTCCACTAAGGGATTGGGCTATCCCCTGCAGAATGCTTCATTGCATCAGGGAGAAACCCTTGGTATTAGCAACTTCTTTGTAGAAGCTGAGGCTGAGGTGACGGTAGGTAGTGGCGACTTATTGATTGTGCAGAATTTACGGGATGACAATTAGAGTCAAAGGTATAGCTTTGACAGGATCGATTAGAGTTATTAATACATGGAAGGGGGAAGGGAAGTGCCAAAACAGTGTAAGGACTGCGGTGCAGAAAACGCAAACTGGGAAACCACATGCAAGAATTGTGGTGCAGAGTTTCCTCCACTGTTGAAGCAGGTAGAGCCGGAGAAGAAGAAAAAGGGATTTCTTGGTAAGTTGTTTGGCAAGAAGGAAGACTAACACTGAGTCTGTGCCTGAGCAAATCCGTGATAGGCAAGCAGGAGCGTTTCGTCCCACCTGGGATGAAACGCTTTGCCTTTATTCCGGGGAAATGTGCGGTATAGATTCATGTCTTGCACGATAGGGGAATGAACTTGGGGAAGGTGAGGCGATGATTTTTCGGGACCCGGTCCATGGGGATATCTACCTTAACCACGAAGAAATCCAGGTGTTAGACACTGCTGTCATGCAGCGTTTGCGACGCATCAAACAGCTGGGCATGGCCTATTTGGTCTACCCTGGGTGTATGCACACTCGCTTCGAACACTGCTTGGGGACCTTGGCCATGGCCCAAAGGATCTTGGATGCCCTCGGCAGGAATGGTGCTGTCATCGCCCCAGAGGAGATAAGACTGGTCCGGATGGCTGCCCTCGTCCATGATGTTTCCCACATTCCCTTCGGCCATACCTTTGAGGATGAGCGCCCCATTTTTCCCCGGCACGATTCCAAAGGCCGGCTGGTGCCCTTCTTGCAGACAGGGGAGCTGGGAGAACTGCTGGCGAAGCTTGGCTTGCTCGAGGATGTGTTGGCCATCTTGCTCAGGGAAACCACCCATTTTGCCCCATGGTTAGGGGAGGTCGTTTCCAGTACCCTAGATGCGGACCTATTGGATTACCTCCGGCGCGACGCGTACTATTCGGGGCTTTCCCAGACCTATGATCAGCGGATTATGGATCATTTTATCGTCTGCCAGGGGCATCTGGCCATCAATATGGAAAAGCACGGGATGGATCGCCCGGATATCCGTACGGAAATCCTGCATCTGTTACGGATGCGCTACGTGCTAACTG
This genomic stretch from Bacillota bacterium harbors:
- a CDS encoding type II secretion system F family protein → MREFLGRLGRISRPFLPPGYLKECQELLNMAGGFLDLEQYLGLGLLLILLLVGVALAVTTNVLVVLCTLLATWLGLRLWLRMRARRRRYEISRSLPFALDLLTICGEAGLGFDSALSRYIESSHAGPLRDEFIVLLQDMRSGKSRYQALKDFAARLKSPEIDSFCLTMMQADRLGTSIGTVMRMLADQTRIRRIQQVEGLAMRAPVKMLFPLLFFIFPAIFIIFFGPILINGFLIG
- a CDS encoding thiamine diphosphokinase, which gives rise to MFLHVVDCVGVEMGYAVVLTSGSVTDPEFYQQLLEGAEYIIAADGGATIATRLGFRPTVLIGDFDSLAKDELERLRAQGVEIIRHPVEKDKTDSHLAVEYALGLPPAKIILLGPLQGRLDHVLANVGLLFTIRQAGKKGYLMDEIQCCQLAERKCVIQGRPGQLLSLVPLSPLVTGVSTKGLGYPLQNASLHQGETLGISNFFVEAEAEVTVGSGDLLIVQNLRDDN
- a CDS encoding HD domain-containing protein; the protein is MIFRDPVHGDIYLNHEEIQVLDTAVMQRLRRIKQLGMAYLVYPGCMHTRFEHCLGTLAMAQRILDALGRNGAVIAPEEIRLVRMAALVHDVSHIPFGHTFEDERPIFPRHDSKGRLVPFLQTGELGELLAKLGLLEDVLAILLRETTHFAPWLGEVVSSTLDADLLDYLRRDAYYSGLSQTYDQRIMDHFIVCQGHLAINMEKHGMDRPDIRTEILHLLRMRYVLTERLYYHHTKVVAGAMLSKALEMAEVPVEDLYHLGDWQLFDYLKQRGGARRMPGVVRLIERLTRRDLLKRAYVISRATAAPVQEQLIGQYAAPTGSRRTTEREIAQAVGLEEDEVIIYCPPRTLLQETAVLVNSAAGLRPLNQRGFVESEEISLLERQYENLWRFYVFAPAEHRHRVHKICESLFSLPSEYHFR